CGTTCGGCGCGGACCTGCTCAGCCTCGCCGGGCGGCGGAAGTCCCCGACGGGGAAGGCGCTGTTCGGGAGCGTCGCACAGCGGGTGGCGCTGCGGTCGGACCGCCCGGTGCTGTTCTGTTCGGCCGCGTCCGACTGAACGGGGGAACGGGCGGGAAGCCGTTCGGAGACGGTCGTCGACGCGGCGCCGCGAACCGCCTACAGCAGGCCGAGGAACACCGCACCGTGGATGAGCGCCGCCGTGATGGGGATGAGAAGCAGCGTCCGCATCACGAACAGCGCGAACAGGTCGCGAAAGCGGATAGGGATGTCGTCGAACATGTCGACCATCATCGGCGCCGAGGCGGCGAAGAAGATGGCCTGCGAACTCACCACGATGACGACGAACACGCGCGTGATGAAGTCGGCGCCGACGGCGAACGTCGCGCCGATGAACATCTCCGCGCCGCCGAGGATGACCGAGGTGGCCGCCATCTGCGCGTCGGGGATGCCGAGCGCCGAGAGGACGGGGACCAAGGGCGTCCCCAGAATCTCGAACACCGGCGTGTAGATGTTGAGCACCATCGCCACCATCGCGATGGCGAGGACCGTACCGAGTATCATCCCGTTCAGCTTCAGCCCGTCGACCAGCCCCTCGAAGGAGGCGCGCGGAATCGAGGCGCCTTCATCGGCGGTCCGGACGGCCTCGTTGAACGCGAAGCGGACGTACTCCGTGGGCGTCCCGCTGAACTCCGGTTCCGGGTCCGGTTCGGCGACGTACTCGGCCGGCACCGACGACAGCGGGGGCACCCGGACGAGGACGACGGCGACGGCGACGACGGCGATGAGATACAGGAGGACGACGACGGGGAAGACGTGCAGGATTTCGAGCACGGCGGCGATGGCGCCGACGGTGCCGAGGTTGCCGGTGGCGAAGCAAGTGCAGATGACGAACACCTCGCGCTTGTCGTAGCCGCCGCGGTCGAACACGTTCCGCGTGAGGTAGTAGCCGATACTGAACGACCCGAGCCACGAGGCGGCGCCGTCGAGGGCCGACCGGCCCGGAAGGTCGAACAGCGGGTTCATCACCGGTTGGGCCAGCGTCCCGACGAACTGGAGGCCGCCGAGTTCCGCGAGGAGGTTGACGAAG
This genomic stretch from Halogeometricum sp. S1BR25-6 harbors:
- a CDS encoding YjiH family protein, which codes for MFGSTAWENDEHTPGENAEPAQKSIDDVGLITEKRGPLLKFLLAFVTGSFFFLFPVQWNGQTTIPLDVLVGLIQGAFPTLLEYFTFALIAAGAVLTTLSMATHHGYLDREGGLVARTDLDYWRTSNLFWFFRVAGVCFAVPILLGVGPEWLFNGDTSGIVWGGLLLTVALVIPIGAVFVNLLAELGGLQFVGTLAQPVMNPLFDLPGRSALDGAASWLGSFSIGYYLTRNVFDRGGYDKREVFVICTCFATGNLGTVGAIAAVLEILHVFPVVVLLYLIAVVAVAVVLVRVPPLSSVPAEYVAEPDPEPEFSGTPTEYVRFAFNEAVRTADEGASIPRASFEGLVDGLKLNGMILGTVLAIAMVAMVLNIYTPVFEILGTPLVPVLSALGIPDAQMAATSVILGGAEMFIGATFAVGADFITRVFVVIVVSSQAIFFAASAPMMVDMFDDIPIRFRDLFALFVMRTLLLIPITAALIHGAVFLGLL